The Podospora pseudocomata strain CBS 415.72m chromosome 1 map unlocalized CBS415.72m_1, whole genome shotgun sequence genome has a segment encoding these proteins:
- a CDS encoding uncharacterized protein (COG:S; EggNog:ENOG503NXUG), giving the protein MLSKKQRQRELACAEDISLLSILSPPSYSPLVNKPPFLKSQPDSSRVLPFETEVSLASTLAFLSGISDDPSHVVAASVEELGNGNGICVRVAINKDHAGGGDDVLERIQDGLQRVLKCLAPKHTDSDDHTHDQTLTAILDMSQPRLLSRLGVQRAGIKKAPKDKSFFGSPIQQIINAVSQYKYTKKVETEARRFIKLAGELLTHLEQLKTCKVVALTACFKRVTYTSSQLIASIKFDKLFSALNINPLMKTGFVTRLGKIARYYESSHFLVQLAKRSILFDNTEVKTIKLNEEAFLRVPNSETIHRLSECLSRCHPGAQLPLNINKICQKVKTDPTMANAVFGKATRKILAESKVHAEVQIVAYYGLHPVARKPRVICSNKDACYMCNLFIQVHGMYYVPKSHGRLYTGWRVPPISSLSDAHAQLDKALQNKIRDVVQEFKDVGDRERVLDLNQNESTIFPFTTLMSSLEGISLPVAKPPQAGQVQKPPRPPQKLHEPPQRRLPERPRSEQRQPEQSQEQPQELSPATTQLSKPHIVKTSTPRIERRDERITDQQPTIEPTSTTPESSSTPVFSPTLVAPSPEDLASPPTPSESRPAPVNLVPIAIRTPPTPTEKPFALPNDIPEPLDQLSGPIMKPDSSQQTTSIKKPARIPNRNQGSPPRPNPPVKQDTPIPVKTLPKPTLANLSLLDQQSPDLLENQKPTRQTSRTSSELAEVTPSLPTKAQNSRGSEGKRVESSEQKGKVLLQRGKTTSIWMDEGVLPPVFTAGGLDIFLEKVTECKRGRKRESTGKVVRVDLTWLGGEGERRPRMKRGRNYHFLEGLERGMEVDGGSGEVVVLEGGGEVVVVEVVGEGRGKGLSGSKAEWV; this is encoded by the coding sequence ATGCTTTCCAAGAAGCAGCGCCAGCGAGAGCTTGCCTGTGCTGAAGATATATCACTTCTCTCCATTCTGAGCCCTCCCTCATACTCTCCGCTGGTGAACAAGCCACCATTCCTAAAGTCCCAACCTGACTCTTCGCGAGTTTTGCCGTTCGAAACCGAAGTCAGTCTGGCAAGCACTTTGGCTTTCCTCTCTGGTATCTCCGACGACCCCAGCCATGTGGTGGCAGCCTCTGTGGAAGAGTTGGGAAATGGAAACGGGATATGTGTCAGAGTGGCCATCAACAAAGACCAtgccggcggcggagatgatGTGTTGGAAAGGATCCAAGATGGGTTGCAAAGGGTGCTGAAGTGTCTAGCCCCCAAACACACAGACTCGGACGATCACACCCACGATCAGACTTTGACGGCGATACTGGATATGTCCCAACCACGGCTGCTATCTCGTCTCGGAGTTCAGCGGGCTGGAATCAAGAAGGCCCCAAAGGACAAGTCCTTTTTCGGTTCACCCATTCAGCAAATCATCAATGCTGTCAGCCAATACAAATACACCAAGAAGGTGGAAACAGAAGCTCGCAGATTTATTAAACTGGCTGGGGAGCTACTCACTCACCTCGAACAGCTCAAGACTTGCAAAGTAGTAGCTCTAACAGCCTGTTTCAAACGGGTCACTTACACGTCGTCCCAGCTTATAGCAAGCATCAAGTTTGACAAGCTATTCTCAGCACTGAATATCAACCCATTGATGAAAACTGGGTTTGTCACTCGACTTGGAAAGATTGCCCGGTACTACGAGAGTTCACACTTTCTAGTCCAGCTGGCGAAGAGGAGCATACTTTTTGACAACACGGAGGTCAAAACGATCAAATTAAACGAGGAAGCATTTTTGAGAGTTCCAAACTCTGAGACCATTCATCGACTATCAGAATGCCTCTCACGTTGCCATCCCGGCGCTCAATTGCCTCTCAATATCAACAAAATCTGCCAAAAGGTCAAGACGGATCCGACAATGGCCAACGCAGTGTTTGGGAAGGCAACCAGGAAGATACTGGCTGAGTCGAAGGTCCATGCGGAAGTGCAGATAGTGGCCTACTATGGGCTTCATCCAGTGGCGCGCAAGCCCCGGGTAATATGTTCAAACAAGGACGCATGCTATATGTGCAACTTGTTCATTCAAGTTCACGGGATGTACTATGTGCCCAAGAGCCATGGAAGATTGTATACTGGCTGGAGGGTCCCGCCTATATCTTCCCTCAGCGACGCACATGCTCAGCTTGACAAAGCTTTGCAGAACAAGATCAGGGATGTTGTTCAGGAGTTCAAGGATGTTGGTGATCGAGAACGGGTATTGGATCTCAATCAGAATGAGAGCACCATCTTTCCATTCACGACCCTTATGTCGTCGCTGGAAGGCATATCACTGCCCGTGGCAAAGCCTCCACAGGCCGGTCAGGTGCAGAAGCCTCCGCGACCACCCCAGAAACTACACGAGCCACCTCAGCGTCGATTACCCGAGCGACCACGATCAGAGCAAAGACAGCCAGAGCAATCGCAAGAGCAACCACAAGAGCTATCGCCTGCAACTACACAACTGTCCAAGCCTCACATAGTCAAAACAAGCACCCCACGCATAGAACGTCGAGATGAGAGAATCACTGATCAACAGCCTACTATTGaaccaacatcaacaacccccgagtcatcttcaacacctGTGTTCAGCCCAACACTTGTAGCGCCATCTCCAGAAGATCTTGCATcgcctccaaccccttcagaATCCCGCCCAGCGCCAGTAAACCTCGTCCCAATTGCTATCAGAACTCCACCCACACCAACCGAAAAGCCCTTCGCGTTACCAAACGATATTCCCGAACCACTCGACCAGCTCTCAGGCCCCATCATGAAGCCAGATTCATCCCAGCAGACCACGAGCATCAAGAAGCCAGCCCGCATACCCAACAGAAACCAAGGCTCACCGCCGAGACCAAACCCGCCAGTAAAACAAGACACGCCCATCCCCGTAAAAACcctcccaaaaccaaccctcgccaacctctcgCTCCTCGACCAACAATCTCCCGACCTGTTGgaaaaccaaaaaccaacaCGACAAACGAGCCGAACTTCGTCAGAGCTAGCAGAGGTAACCCCTTCTCTGCCCACCAAAGCTCAAAACTCGCgaggaagcgagggtaaAAGGGTAGAGTCGTCTGagcaaaaaggaaaagtcTTGCTCCAAAGGGGGAAAACCACTAGTATTTGGATGGACGAGGGGGTGCTGCCGCCTGTTTTTACGGCTGGGGGGCTGGATATCTTTTTGGAGAAGGTGACTGAATGTAAAagagggagaaaaagggAAAGCACcgggaaggtggtgagggtggattTAACTTggttgggtggggagggtgagagAAGGCCAcggatgaagagggggaggaattATCATTTCCTAGAGGGGCtggagagggggatggaggtcGATGGGGGGAGCGGAGAGGttgtggttttggaggggggtggggaggtggttgttgttgaggttgttggggagggaagggggaaggggttgtcgGGGAGTAAGGCCGAATGGGTATGA
- the VTC4 gene encoding vacuolar transporter chaperone (BUSCO:EOG09260KCW; COG:O; COG:P; COG:U; EggNog:ENOG503NU6V), producing the protein MLIIHDLKTRQITKQYARNRKLSKSNCRVRPGVVVMKFGEQLRSSAIREYQWYYIDYDGLKADLKHPSGSVQPVGDNSTKPNNRQQSRREWTEDDESRFISKLEAELEKVHTKQQVKAMEISRRIAVSEREVRDVVNRLNERGLSQDGPSEEEFMLLEEDLSDIIADVHDLAKFVQLNYTGFYKIIKKHDKMTGWHLKPVFETRLKAKPFYKENYDASVVKLSKLYDLVRTRGNPVKGDSAAGGSQASFIRNTTKYWVHPDNVTELKLIILKHLPVLVFNASKEFEAADSAITSIYYDNPDTWELYEGRLKKTEGAEAIRLRWYGGMQNETIFVERKTHREDWTGEKSVKARFAIKEKNVNAYMRGELLPAAIFEKARKEGKKSEKAIAEDERLAKEIQWSVLKKGYKPVCRSFYHRTAFQLPADARVRISLDTELTMIREDNLDGVTRSGDNWRRMDIGIDYPFSQLPPGDIVRFPYAVLEVKLQTQHGQEPPDWVRQLISSHLVEAVPKFSKFIHGTATLFPDRIHLLPYWMPQMDVDIRKPASHDFGIKRTEHSATTSTSDDEDEEDSDDEGGVLGAQNGESIRQGAAARNGRALLAASDVEDQTVDRPTNDDVYLYDSDDEDDEDRLAEARRVGGWTYYQTLASTTAHTVGHAVWTGLKAIVPRPRATTVPRNARLESLLGTGEIQQKRFKAPKGKKIYVPVRVEPKVYFAAERTFLGWLEYSIYIGTIAVTLLNFSTKRGDKASFIAAGAFTFLAVMSLCYAVVTYLYRSKAIRTRQAAKYYDKVGPTVLCAALFVAVALNFGYEGTSRSMW; encoded by the exons ATGCTGATTATCCACGATCTCAAGACTCGACAAATCACTAAACAATACGCCCGAAACCGCAAGCTCAGCAAGTCCAATTGCCGCGTCCGTCCCGGCGTTGTCGTCATGAAGTTCGGCGAACAGCTCCGATCGAGCGCCATCCGCGAATACCAATGGTACTACATCGATTATGACGGGCTCAAGGCCGACCTCAAGCATCCCTCTGGCTCTGTGCAGCCCGTCGGCGACAACAGCACAAAGCCCAACAACAGACAGCAATCGCGCCGCGAATGGACAGAAGACGATGAAAGCCGCTTCATCAGCAAGCTCGAGGCCGAGCTCGAAAAAGTGCACACAAAACAGCAGGTCAAGGCGATGGAGATCTCGCGTCGTATCGCCGTCAGCGAGCGCGAGGTCCGCGATGTGGTTAACCGCCTCAACGAGCGCGGATTGAGCCAAGATGGGCCcagcgaggaggagttcATGCTTCTCGAGGAGGACCTGAGCGACATCATTGCCGACGTCCACGATCTCGCCAAGTTCGTGCAGCTCAATTACACGGGATTCTACAAGATCATCAAGAAGCATGACAAAATGACTGGATGGCACCTCAAGCCCGTCTTCGAAACCCGCCTCAAGGCGAAACCATTCTACAAAGAAAACTATGATGCCTCGGTTGTCAAGTTGTCCAAGCTGTACGACTTGGTTCGAACAAGAGGAAACCCCGTAAAGGGCGACAGCGCAGCCGGCGGAAGCCAGGCCAGTTTCATTCGCAACACGACCAAATACTGGGTGCATCCCGACAATGTCACAGAACTCAAATTGATCATTCTAAAGCACTTGCCTGTTCTGGTTTTCAATGCCAGCAAAGAGTTCGAAGCCGCCGATTCAGCCATCACATCCATCTACTATGACAACCCCGACACGTGGGAGCTATACGAGGGTCGTCTGAAGAAAACAGAAGGAGCCGAGGCGATTCGATTGCGTTGGTATGGCGGTATGCAGAACGAGACCATCTTCGTTGAGCGGAAAACACACAGAGAAGACTGGACGGGTGAAAAATCAGTCAAGGCCCGTTTCGCCATCAAAGAGAAGAATGTCAATGCCTACATGCGTGGCGAGCTGCTCCCTGCCGCTATTTTCGAAAAGGCTCGCAAGGAAGGCAAGAAGTCGGAAAAGGCCATTGCCGAAGACGAAAGATTAGCCAAGGAGATACAGTGGTCGGTCTTGAAGAAGGGCTACAAGCCAGTCTGCCGATCCTTCTACCACCGTACCGCCTTCCAGCTGCCTGCCGACGCCCGAGTCCGTATCTCGCTTGATACTGAGCTTACCATGATCAGAGAGGACAACTTGGATGGTGTCACGCGCTCCGGTGATAACTGGAGACGCATGGACATTGGTATTGACTACCCATTTTCACAGCTCCCACCCGGAGATATTGTGCGGTTTCCCTATGCAGTCCTCGAGGTCAAGCTTCAAACACAGCACGGCCAAGAACCCCCCGATTGGGTACGACAGCTGATTTCCAGCCACTTGGTCGAAGCCGTACCCAAGTTCTCCAAGTTTATCCACGGCACTGCCACCCTGTTCCCTGACAGGATACACCTGCTGCCATACTGGATGCCCCAGATGGATGTCGACATTCGGAAGCCAGCAAGCCATGACTTTGGCATCAAAAGAACAGAGCACTCGGCCACAACATCGACAtcagatgacgaggacgaggaggactCTGATGACGAGGGTGGAGTATTGGGAGCCCAAAACGGGGAATCTATCAGACAGGGTGCTGCCGCTCGGAACGGCAGGGCCCTTCTGGCAGCATCTGATGTCGAAGACCAAACTGTCGACCGTCCTACCAATGATGACGTCTATCTTTATGActccgatgacgaggatgatgaagacaGACTAGCGGAGGCGAgaagggttggtgggtggacATATTACCAGACTCTGGCTTCCACCACAGCACACACTGTCGGCCATGCAGTGTGGACTGGTCTGAAAGCTATTGTCCCACGCCCTCGGGCAACTACCGTACCTCGCAACGCAAGACTGGAGTCGCTTTTGGGTACCGGCGAGATTCAACAAAAGAGATTCAAGGCGcccaaggggaagaagatcTATGTGCCCGTTCGCGTAGAACCCAAGGTGTACTTTGCGGCCGAGAGAACGTTCCTGGGTTGG CTTGAATACTCGATTTACATTGGCACCATCGCCGTGACCTTGCTCAACTTCAGTACCAAGCGCGGCGACAAGGCCTCATTCATCGCTGCCGGTGCCTTTACGTTCCTGGCAGTAATGTCGCTCTGCTACGCCGTGGTCACCTATCTCTATCGCAGCAAAGCCATCCGTACCCGCCAGGCGGCGAAATACTACGACAAGGTGGGGCCTACGGTGCTATGCGCTGCTTTGTTTGTTGCGGTTGCGTTGAATTTCGGATACGAAGGGACAAGTAGGTCAATGTGGTGA
- a CDS encoding uncharacterized protein (EggNog:ENOG503P0R6; COG:G; COG:M), with protein MTSIEAPILILGGTGTVGSRIASQLASQGIPTLIASRNPPPSSSLSHVNFDWDDPYTWEPIFLSKTNSTEGTTTEPEQAQQSSKPQPAPQPIKSIYLVAPPSLSGHRPMIEFIEFARSRGVHRFILQSASSIEAGGPLMGKVHAYLRELGQRGDVEWGVLRPTWFQQNIAEQPTHKESIRSESKIYSATEDGKIPWVSADDIASVAVRALTGEEAPNTEWMVLGPELLSYDEIAEILTEVLGRKIVHVDLSSAELEKRHARFGMPEEYARMMSAMDTAIKFGAENRTNDVIFSVTGTAPKKFRDYAMSVKDVWETRMEGMGLEGKA; from the exons ATGACATCAATAGAAGCGCCCATTCTCATCCTAGGCGGCACAGGCACCGTCGGCTCCCGCATAGCCTCCCAGCTCGCCTCCCAAGGAATTCCCACCCTCATCGCCTCCCgcaacccccctccatcatcttccctTTCCCACGTCAACTTCGACTGGGACGACCCCTACACCTGGGAGcccatcttcctcagcaAGACAAACAGCACCgaaggcaccaccaccgaaccTGAACAAGCCCAACAGtcctccaaaccccaacccgccccccAGCCAATCAAATCAATCTACCTCGTcgcccccccatccctctcaGGCCACCGCCCCATGATTGAGTTCATCGAATTTGCCCGTTCCCGAGGTGTGCACAGGTTCATCCTCCAGTCTGCGTCCAGCATCGAAGCCGGTGGGCCCTTGATGGGCAAAGTCCACGCTTATCTCCGGGAGTTGGGGCAAAGAGGGGATGTGGagtggggggtgttgaggccGACCTGGTTTCAGCAGAATATTGCTGAGCAGCCTACTCACAAGGAGTCGATCAGGAGCGAGAGCAAGATTTACAGCGCGACCGAGGATGGAAAGATTCCGTGGGTGAGTGCGGATGATATTGCGAGCGTGGCGGTGAGGGcgttgacgggggaggaggcgccgAATACGGagtggatggtgttggggcCGGAGCTGTTGAGTTATGATGAG ATTGCGGAAATACTTACCgaggtgttggggaggaagattgTCCATGTTGACTTATCGTCTGCTGAGCTTGAGAAGAGACACGCACGGTTTGGGATGCCGGAGGAGTAcgcgaggatgatgagtgCGATGGACACGGCAATCAAGTTCGGGGCCGAGAATAGGACGAATGATGTGATTTTTAGTGTGACGGGGACGGCGCCGAAGAAGTTTAGGGATTATGCTATGAGTGTGAAGGATGTGTGGGAGACGAGGATGGAAGGTATGGGTCTTGAGGGGAAGGCGTGA
- the RMT2 gene encoding Arginine N-methyltransferase 2 (COG:E; BUSCO:EOG09262N47; EggNog:ENOG503NXSV), giving the protein MILLDSERDAISARISEACPPEIQKVLTAAWAHDVATVKKLLDTPEAARGQDPLTGETPLHAAIRSCGPPSEDDDEADLAAARETVQELLLWGGIWNDVDDRNETPGCVAHRLGRTELYNLCVDAGVRAEMLFGVLEGYEELESDDEEEDEGDAHQEAGESEMVVVGEDGEEAPELINVPTNGTAEEASQGFVPPQDDAVDVNSEQYLRSKLTYSDGKLVDDEGNGVMMAWETDIMRQSVDALLPSKEPGKRILNIGFGMGIIDTMFAETKPAKHHIVEAHPGVLEHISSPDSKFGPSWEASAPEPGAYKIHQGKWQEVCVKLLQEGNVYDAIYFDTFGEDYSQLRMFFTELIPGLLDSNGIFGFFNGLGADRMICYDVYTKVSELHLADAGLDVEWKVIDVDMSRLAEEGQGEWEGVRRRYWTLDKYRLPICTFLG; this is encoded by the exons ATGATCCTCCTCGACTCCGAGCGGGATGCCATCTCGGCCCGCATCTCTGAGGCCTGCCCACCCGAGATACAAAAAGTTCTTACCGCGGCTTGGGCGCACGATGTCGCAACTGTGAAAAAGCTCCTCGACACCCCCGAGGCCGCCAGGGGCCAAGACCCCCTGACCGGGGAGACGCCGCTGCACGCCGCCATCCGATCGTGCGGTCCCCCTTccgaagatgacgatgaggccGATTTGGCGGCTGCGAGAGAGACAGTTCAAGAGCTCTTGCTTTGGGGAGGCATCTGGAACGATGTCGACGATCGCAATGAGACTCCTGGTTGCGTCGCCCATCGTCTAGGCCGGACTGAGCTGTACAACCTCTGTGTTGACGCTGGTGTAAGAGCTGAGATGCTTTTcggggtgctggaggggtacgaggagctggaaagtgacgacgaggaagaggacgagggggatgCTCATCAGGAGGCTGGCGAGTcggagatggtggttgtgggcgaggatggagaggaggccCCTGAACTGATCAATGTACCAACAAACGGAACTGCGGAGGAAGCGTCACAAGGATTTGTCCCACCACAAGACGACGCGGTCGATGTCAACTCGGAGCAATATCTGAGGTCGAAGCTGACATACTCTGACGGGAAGTTGGTAGACGACGAGGGTAATGGAGTGATGATGGCCTGGGAAACAGATATCATGCGCCAGAGCGTTGATGCTCTGCTGCCGAGCAAGGAACCAGGGAAGAGAATCCTCAATATCGGCTTTGGTATGGGCATCATTGACACAATGTTCGCTGAGACTAAGCCAGCAAAGCATCACATTGTTGAGGCCCATCCCGGAGTCCTTGAACACATTTCTAGCCCCGACTCCAAGTTTGGCCCAAGCTGGGAGGCAAGCGCCCCTGAGCCTGGCGCCTACAAGATTCACCAAGGAAAGTGGCAAGAGGTGTGCGTCAAGCTTTTGCAAGAAGGCAATGTGTACGATGCCATTTACTTCGACACATTTGGTGAAGATTATTCGCAACTACGCATGTTTTTTACTGAACTTATCCCCGGCCTGCTGGACAGCAATGGCATCTTTGGTTTCTTCAACGGCCTTGGCGCGGATCGAATGATTTGCTACGATGTCTATACCAAGGTCTCGGAGCTTCATCTTGCCGATGCTGGGCTTGATGTTGAGTGGAAAGTGATTGATGTTGACATGTCCCGACTGGCCGAGGAGGGCCAAGGCGAATGGGAAGGTGTTAGAAGGAGATATTGGACGTTGGACA AATACCGTCTGCCGATATGTACTTTCCTTGGTTGA
- a CDS encoding uncharacterized protein (EggNog:ENOG503P5JP; COG:S), which translates to MTYTVPQFLLDKSNIEEVILKVPLYYDLKTLPPLLNEVYAPNLTIDYTSLLGGTPLTISSHDWVHNHLAPLIEVYSSSQHVTTGIILPDLPQPGPDSSRPTTVKVCAQVAGNLVPKDGKGPKLIQNGGLLEAEVERFESLEREGGNGWRITRYKVTKGWDNGAGVMDVVRGEEEGDN; encoded by the exons ATGACTTACACCGTCCCCCAATTTCTCCTCGATAAATCCAATATTGAGGAGGTGATTCTCAAAGTG CCCCTCTACTACGATCTaaaaaccctccccccactccTCAACGAAGTCTacgcccccaacctcaccatagattacacctccctcctcggcggcaCCCCACTcacaatctcctcccacgACTGGGTGCACAACCATCTCGCCCCCCTAATCGAGGTCTACTCCTCCTCTCAGCACGTGACTACCGGTATTATCCTTCCCGACCTCCCCCAGCCTGGTCCCGATTCCTCCAGGCCGACAACAGTAAAGGTGTGTGCACAGGTGGCTGGGAATTTAGTCCCtaaggatgggaaggggcCAAAACTAATCCAGAACggggggttgctggaggccgaggtggagaggtttgaGAGTTTGgaacgggagggggggaatggCTGGCGGATTACGAGGTATAAAGTGACAAAGGGGTGGGATAATGGTGCTGGGGTGATGGATgttgtgaggggggaggaggagggtgataattga